Proteins from a single region of Apium graveolens cultivar Ventura chromosome 7, ASM990537v1, whole genome shotgun sequence:
- the LOC141672678 gene encoding uncharacterized protein LOC141672678 isoform X3: MVIYDFYSIRNQSLFLDFPNSQDRHAPAAMEAVFQSSADAIPTTPTFQWFLQANQPRKQIHRVLVIPATLGSGYRLYELAKKLNMAGDRYALNATHSIPELFHSVGPEKISTLQNVLETKTFFPENCQIFHNFRKRFWSNFIIHPDEQHDKPGIFASEAYDPVRALYRRPNITNLFQKISAADASAELQFINWENSSAKVVVFVILTGETNQSRYMIKEFGFSETINVAAFYLNSIEISKEVLLPEQLWYTERRQRIVKVETDPKTITDVNNDLTYIFHSFAGEHDELLTQIASGNFDSVAGDVSILRERHMDEELSLQYTPLWSLILVITIYNGFIVLLIKIYYNPKFTLSADKLHRNLSRMVMVVGLLVALILAQSYNSILFTMNTAPRLAPATNEVATPKYTDFSQHYRELGRKSVVPTRSRLPSQLWHTEKRRRILTSKSEPIRVGVPAHSMFQQFVKVETDPKTNVTSYDGFSLKVLEEAMKIADVNNNLTYKYYSFDGDNDDLLKQLALGEFDVVAGDVSILEERYKYAHFSQAYTELGMVLVVPIRSRSPIQVWLFMNPFTTELWGLILAITIYNGFIVWLIERNDNPGFRSGTVWNQIETLFWPASTTLFTLSADKLQSTLSRMIMVVWLFVALVLTQSYTSILSGMLTAQRLAPATKDVATLKKMNATVGYCGESFHKSYMINALGFDSANIKKYTSTHDYAKALKTGEIAGIFLEVSSAKVFLAQYCKSFMRTEKIFKVGGYGFI; this comes from the exons ATGGTGATTTACGATTTCTATAGTATTAGAAATCAAAGTCTGTTTCTTGACTTCCCAAATTCTCAAGATAGACATGCTCCTGCAGCTATGGAAG CTGTATTTCAATCTTCCGCTGATGCAATTCCAACAACGCCAACATTCCAATGGTTTCTTCAAGCCAATCAGCCCAGGAAACAGATACATAGAGTACTTGTAATTCCTGCAACTCTTGGATCAGGTTATCGTCTCTACGAATTGGCAAAGAAACTGAATATGGCAGGAGACAGATATGCATTGAACGCAACACACAGCATTCCTGAACTCTTCCATTCCGTCGGTCCCGAAAAGATATCCACGTTGCAGAACGTCTTAGAAACCAAAACTTTCTTTCCTGAAAACTGCCAGATATTTCATAATTTCAGGAAAAGATTTTGGTCAAACTTCATTATtcatcctgatgaacaacatgATAAGCCTGGCATCTTTGCTTCAGAAGCGTATGACCCCGTCCGAGCTCTTTACCGCAGACCTAATATCACAAATCTGTTCCAAAAAATTTCTGCAGCAGATGCTAGTGCAGAATTGCAATTCATCAACTGGGAAAATTCTTCTGCCAAAGTAGTAGTGTTTGTTATTTTAACTGGAGAGACAAATCAAAGTCGATACATGATAAAAGAATTTGGATTTTCAGAAACCATTAATGTTGCAGCTTTTTACCTCAACTCTATTGAGATCTCGAAAGAAGTCCTGTTGCCCGAACAACTATGGTACACTGAGAGAAGACAACGTATTGTGAAGGTTGAAACTGATCCCAAAACTATTACAGATGTTAACAATGACTTGACATACATTTTTCATTCTTTCGCTGGGGAGCATGATGAATTGTTAACACAAATAGCTTCAGGG AATTTTGATTCGGTAGCTGGTGATGTATCAATTCTGAGAGAAAGACACATGGACGAAGAATTATCACTGCAGTACACACCACTGTGGAGCCTGATACTAGTCATCACCATTTACAATGGCTTCATAGTATTGTTAATTAAGATATATTACAACCCTAAATTCACTCTGAGCG CTGACAAACTGCACAGAAATTTATCGAGGATGGTAATGGTTGTGGGGCTCCTTGTGGCACTAATACTCGCACAGAGTTACAACTCTATCCTTTTTACTATGAACACTGCTCCAAGGCTTGCACCAGCTACAAACGAAGTTGCAACACCTAAGTACACAGATTTCTCACAGCATTATAGAGAATTGGGAAGGAAGTCAGTAGTGCCCACTCGGTCCCGATTACCCAGTCAATTGTGGCACACTGAGAAAAGACGGCGTATTCTGACAAGTAAATCAGAGCCAATTAGGGTGGGTGTACCCGCCCATTCGATGTTCCAACAATTTGTGAAGGTAGAAACTGATCCGAAAACTAATGTAACTTCTTATGATGGATTTTCCCTTAAGGTTTTGGAAGAAGCAATGAAAATTGCAGATGTTAACAACAACTTGACATACAAATATTACTCTTTTGATGGGGATAATGATGATTTGTTGAAACAACTAGCTTTAGGG GAGTTTGATGTGGTAGCTGGTGATGTATCAATTCTGGAAGAAAGATACAAGTACGCACATTTCTCTCAGGCTTATACAGAATTGGGAATGGTGTTGGTAGTACCCATTCGGTCAAGATCACCTATTCAAGTGTGGCTCTTTATGAATCCCTTTACAACAGAACTATGGGGCCTGATACTAGCCATTACCATTTACAATGGCTTCATAGTATGGTTGATTGAGAGAAATGACAATCCTGGATTCAGATCAGGCACTGTCTGGAATCAGATTGAAACACTCTTTTGGCCAGCGTCTACAACACTTTTCACTTTGAGTG CTGACAAACTGCAGAGTACTTTATCAAGGATGATAATGGTTGTGTGGCTCTTTGTGGCACTAGTACTCACCCAGAGTTACACGTCTATCCTTTCTGGTATGCTCACTGCTCAAAGGCTTGCACCAGCAACAAAGGATGTTGCAACACTCAAGAAGATGAATGCAACAGTTGGGTATTGCGGAGAGTCATTTCATAAATCATACATGATTAATGCCTTGGGTTTCGACTCTGCAAATATCAAGAAGTACACATCAACACATGACTATGCAAAAGCCCTCAAAACCGGAGAAATAGCTGGCATATTTCTTGAAGTTTCTTCTGCTAAAGTCTTTCTTGCTCAGTACTGTAAAAGCTTCATGAGAACTGAAAAGATATTCAAAGTTGGAGGATATGGTTTT